Proteins encoded in a region of the Vicia villosa cultivar HV-30 ecotype Madison, WI linkage group LG5, Vvil1.0, whole genome shotgun sequence genome:
- the LOC131601594 gene encoding F-box/LRR-repeat protein 3-like, which produces MPMAAASSLSSVQTRSDVYLQDECWECIFKFLINHDTDYTHRRYVHLKPLSLVSKQFLSVTNRLRSSLTVYNPACQFFHRFSNIASLDLSYYVGGDMDDLLIQVSRFPLRITSLNISNQLRIPAKGLRAFSENITTLTSLVCSNIATLIYSHMVFVAECFPLLEELDFSKAKNFKFDKTASFPAEALSLALPKLRKVNLSRNSYISNEILFHLCKNCKLLKEVTVIKCNSITISDIASDLHERPTLSSLTYSANYSDRLTSSFIDTLLSLKGLTSLDLFILRISDEMLSSIAMVGLPLTRLGLRNCSGCSYTGIFSLLSECSSIQHLNLERAYFLNNQHVAELSLFLGDLISINLRHCDKLTESALFALVRNCPSLIEINMEYTSIGKESVRNSNSSMDCIVNSQLKSLYLAHCEELGDETIIRFASIFSNLQLLDLNSCELISDEGIDQVLRKVYNIRHLKLAHSSRVELFVGMNFELPNLEVLNLSYTTVQDETLYAISKRCRGLLQLDLQDCRYVTQKGVKDVLENCTQLREINLWNCYDVHGDVCSMLLSSLSLRKIIAPSHFRFTRGIMKLFSHHGCHVKMQPLIYFFD; this is translated from the coding sequence atgCCCATGGCTGCTGCTTCTTCTTTATCATCCGTACAAACTAGAAGTGATGTTTACTTACAAGATGAATGTTGGgaatgtatcttcaaattccttATCAACCACGACACCGACTACACTCACCGTCGCTACGTTCATCTGAAGCCTCTTTCCCTCGTATCCAAACAGTTCCTCTCCGTCACAAACCGTCTTCGATCATCTCTCACTGTCTATAATCCAGCATGCCAGTTCTTCCATAGATTCTCCAACATCGCCTCCCTCGACCTATCCTACTACGTTGGTGGTGATATGGATGATCTTCTCATCCAAGTCTCTCGTTTTCCATTGAGAATCACATCACTCAATATCTCAAACCAACTCAGGATTCCAGCAAAGGGATTGCGAGCTTTCTCCGAAAACATTACTACTTTGACATCTCTCGTATGTTCCAACATTGCTACTCTCATTTATTCCCACATGGTATTCGTTGCCGAATGCTTCCCTCTCCTCGAAGAACTTGACTTCAGTAAagctaaaaattttaaatttgacaAAACCGCCTCCTTCCCTGCAGAGGCTCTTTCGTTGGCACTGCCCAAACTCCGCAAAGTTAACTTGTCTCGTAATTCCTATATCTCCAACGAAATACTTTTCCACTTGTGCAAGAACTGTAAGCTTCTCAAAGAGGTTACCGTCATTAAATGTAATTCCATAACCATTTCTGACATTGCATCTGATCTCCACGAGAGGCCAACGTTGAGCTCTTTAACTTATTCAGCAAACTATTCCGACCGCCTTACTTCATCTTTTATTGACACTTTGCTGAGTTTGAAGGGTTTGACTTCACTTGATTTGTTCATTTTGAGAATATCCGATGAGATGCTCTCCTCTATTGCAATGGTGGGTCTTCCTTTGACAAGGCTTGGTCTCCGAAATTGTTCAGGCTGTAGTTATACTGGAATATTTTCTTTGCTATCAGAGTGTTCAAgtatacaacatttgaatctTGAAAGAGCTTATTTTCTAAATAATCAACATGTTGCCGAGTTGTCTTTATTTCTGGGTGATTTGATCTCTATAAACCTTCGTCATTGTGACAAACTCACAGAATCAGCCTTGTTTGCACTTGTTAGGAACTGTCCTTCACTTATTGAGATCAATATGGAGTATACATCTATTGGAAAAGAGAGCGTAAGGAATTCTAATTCTTCGATGGATTGTATTGTAAACTCTCAATTAAAGTCTCTCTATTTGGCTCATTGTGAGGAGTTAGGAGATGAAACCATCATAAGGTTTGCTTCCATTTTCTCCAATTTACAGCTGCTTGATTTGAATTCTTGCGAACTTATATCTGATGAAGGTATTGATCAAGTTTTAAGGAAAGTTTATAACATTAGACATTTGAAGTTAGCCCATTCTTCAAGAGTGGAGCTATTTGTTGGAATGAACTTTGAACTTCCTAACTTGGAGGTGTTGAATTTGTCATATACAACTGTTCAGGATGAAACACTTTATGCAATCTCAAAGCGTTGTCGTGGGCTTTTGCAATTGGACCTTCAAGATTGTCGTTATGTCACACAGAAAGGAGTGAAAGATGTGCTTGAAAACTGCACACAACTAAGAGAGATCAATTTGTGGAATTGTTATGACGTGCATGGTGATGTTTGCTCAATGTTATTGTCAAGCCTGTCTTTAAGAAAGATAATTGCTCCATCTCATTTTCGTTTCACTAGAGGAATTATGAAACTCTTTTCACATCATGGATGCCATGTTAAGATGCAACCATTAATCTACTTTTTTGATTGa